TCTGGCCGTCATGTTCACCTTCTACCTGGTACTCGCCCGGGTGGTGGCCGAATCGGGGCTGGTCATGGCGGAACTCACCGTGAAACCCAATTACTTCACGGTCGGCCTGATCGGTACCGCCTCCCTGTCCATACGGGACATCAACGTGATGGGCATGGCCAACGGTTTCGCGCGGAACTGGCGAACCTTCACCCTGGTCGGGTTCTCGCACATCGCGTGGCTGAAGAACCGGCTGGAAGGGCGCGGCCGCGGGTTGTTCGGATGGATTTGCCTGGCGATCGGCGTCAGCGTCGTGCTTTCGGTCGTCTCCCTGGTCCATTCCGCCCATACGGTGGGCGCCAACAACCTCCATACCCAGCCCGGCGGCCTGGGAACGTTCTTCTTCGGACGCACCATCGTCTGGGCGACCAACGCCGCCCAGATCGGGGTCCTCGAAGCGCTGTTCCTGCTGTCCGGGATACTGATCAACGGCCTGGTCATCGCCGGCAGGGCGTTTTTCACTTGGTGGCCCCTGCATCCCGTCGGCATGGCCGTCGGGGACGTGGGCGGCGTGGTGAGGAACGCCTTTCTGCCGATTTTCCTCGCCTGGCTCCTGCAGATCGTGTTGATTCGCATCGGCGGCGTGCGCATGTACCGCGCCGCCCAACCGTTTTTCACCGGAGCGATCCTCGGGTTTCTCCTGGGCGTCGTCCTGTCCCTGGTCGTCGACGTGGTCTTCTTTCCGGGGACCCCTCACCGGACGGAATGGTACTAATTGGTGACGTGTTCGCACCGCGTTCGCGTCGTGCGTCGTGCGCCAAAAACAGGATAGACCGATGAGCAAACTGGTCCCGGTCGGCGTGTCCGAAGTCGACGTAACCCCCGGCTACCCGGTGCGTCTGAGCGGATACGGCGCGCGCCGGGAAGAAACGGCGAAGATCAAGTCGCCCCTGTACGCCCGCGCCCTGGCCATCGGCGCGGAACGGCCGGTCCTGATGCTGGCCCTGGACAACTGCGGCGTGACCGAGTCCATGACGGCGTCCATCGGTCGGGAACTGAACAGACGGGCGGGGATCGACCGGGAACGCATCGTCCTGTGCTATACCCACACCCACAACGCGCCCATGCTCTCTGGTGCGGCGCCCATGCTGTTCAGCACGGATATCCCGGCGGCGCACCAGCGGCATATCGATCGCTATACCGGGGAAGTGACGGAACGGCTCGTGGAGGTGGGGCTGCGTGCGTTGTCGGAACGGAAACCGTCCCGTCTGAGTTACAGCGAGGGTCACGCCGGGTTCGCGGTGAACCGGCGCGCGCAGATCGGCCCCGTGGATCACGTGATGCCCATGATGCGGGTCGATGACCCGGAAGGAAACCTGAGAGCGGTGTGGGTCAGCTACGCCTGCCATTGCACGACATTCGGCCCCGCGGACAACTTCATGTGCGGCGACTGGGCGGGATTCGCGGCCGACAGGATCAGGCGGAACCACCCTGGGGCTGTTGCCCTGGTCACCATCGGGTGCGCCGCCAATGCGAATCCCTTTCCCCGTACGGGGCTTTCTTTTTCCCGGCGTCACGGTGTAGATATCGCGTGGCAACTTCACCGCCTGCTCGGGATCCCCGGACGCCCCCTGACGGGATGTATTCGGTGCCGCCTGGTCCACGCCTCGCTGCCCTACGACACCTTGCCGACCCGCGAGGCCTGGACGGCCGCAGCAGAGAAATCAGACGTCACGGGCTACCACGCACGGAAGTGGATCGCCCGTATGGACAGCGGCGAAGCGGTGCCGGAAGCGCTCAGCTATCCGGTGCAGGGCTGGTCGTTCGGAGACGAACTCGCCATTGTCTTCCTGGCGGGGGAGGTCGTCGCGGACTACGCCTTCAGGCTGAGGCGCATGTACGATCCCGCCAGGATGTGGATAGGCGCGTACGCCAACGACTTTCCCGGCTACATACCCTCCCGTCGGATCTGGAAGGAGGGCGGGTACGAAGGCGGCGACGCCAACGTGTATTTCGGATTGCCCAACCGCTTTACCGGCGACGTGGAGGAACGCGTCGTCGAAGCGGCGCAGCGGGTGATTCCGGAAACGTTCAGACGGTCCGGATGAAGGCTAGATCCCCTTGGGCGCCCGGGCCACGGCGGCCTCCCGCCGCGCCAGTTCGGCATGCCGTTTTTCGAAGGCGGAACTGTGGTCGTCTTCGATCACCTCTAGGTGCACCCCCGTTTCGAATCCTGGTAGATTCCCCTTGTAGAACTCGGGCTGGTAGATGCTCTCATCGGTGAACTCCCAGACGCGCTGCCCGCCGGCATGACCCGGCCAGACCACCCGAAGGATCCGCTTTTTGCTGCGGTAGCGCTGTACGGCCGTGGGTTCGTCGTCGTCGACGGCATAGGTTTCTATGGCCTTCTCGTCGACCTCCACGCCGAGACCGGGCTTGTCCGGCACCTCCATGTACCCGTCCACCACCTTGATCCGTTCAGTCAAAAGGTCGGTCTGCCAGAGTTCGTGGCAGGTGATGTAGGGCAACTGGGCGTGGGACAGCACCGAACCGATGTGGGCGGCGAAAGTCGTGGTCAGTCCGGCGCCCACCATCTGAAGCCAGAAGGGCTTGTTCAACGCGGCCGCCATGATGCCCTGCCGCATGGTCCCCGAGGCGCCGCCGCCAACCACGAATCCGTCGCTGACCTCCGCCTGCCAGACGTCGTCTCCGAAGTGTTCCACGATGGGCTTCTGGATGCGTTCCCGGAGCATCTGCGCGCCCTTGAGGTCTTTACGCAGGTAGAAGGGACTTTCGTACATGCCCACGTTCACCCGCTGGTCGAGCTGGGACAGGATTTGCTCCGCTTTCGCCTGGGTGAGGAGGAAACCGTTGAAGTCCACGTCGAACCGGTAGTCGGCCGGGACGACCTCGCTCACCGCGTCGATCTGGGCGATGATGTCGCGCCAGGGACGCGCCTTCATCTTGAAGGACGTGTAGCCGCGCCGCAGGGACTCCTCCGCCTCCTTGACCCAGTCCTCGGGCGCCATGTCGATATCCCACCAGGAAAGGGGGCAGCGTTCCCGCAGCTTGTTGCCCAGCAGGGCGTGCACGGGCACCCCGGCGTCCTTCCCGCACAGGTCGAATACGGCGATCTGCGGTCCGAAACCGATATCGTCGTCCCACATGATAGTCCAGGGGTCCTTGCCGACCAGACCAGCGGTATCCGAGGCGCCGTGACCGTCGGTGATGCTGACGAGGCCGTTGTCGGTCTCCAGCCGGTACGCCCAGACACGCTCGTTATGGGTGTTCGCCCG
This genomic interval from Gemmatimonadota bacterium contains the following:
- a CDS encoding enolase — translated: MKITHAERTALNVPFYAPHVDHAMARANTHNERVWAYRLETDNGLVSITDGHGASDTAGLVGKDPWTIMWDDDIGFGPQIAVFDLCGKDAGVPVHALLGNKLRERCPLSWWDIDMAPEDWVKEAEESLRRGYTSFKMKARPWRDIIAQIDAVSEVVPADYRFDVDFNGFLLTQAKAEQILSQLDQRVNVGMYESPFYLRKDLKGAQMLRERIQKPIVEHFGDDVWQAEVSDGFVVGGGASGTMRQGIMAAALNKPFWLQMVGAGLTTTFAAHIGSVLSHAQLPYITCHELWQTDLLTERIKVVDGYMEVPDKPGLGVEVDEKAIETYAVDDDEPTAVQRYRSKKRILRVVWPGHAGGQRVWEFTDESIYQPEFYKGNLPGFETGVHLEVIEDDHSSAFEKRHAELARREAAVARAPKGI